Genomic DNA from Brassica rapa cultivar Chiifu-401-42 chromosome A04, CAAS_Brap_v3.01, whole genome shotgun sequence:
TCTCTAGTGTCAAGCCAAGCAATAAGAGCGGACCAGGTATGTAAGTAAATTGTTTCTTCCGTCGATGTTACGTCGATGTTACGTGGGACGCAGATACTTGTTTTGATCGGCAACGTTTCAAGAATCCAGAGCTTGGATGATACTAAAGTTAACCTTTCAACAAACCTACAAAagtgtatttttttatatataaaagtgtaattTGAATAATGCAAGTAAACCTTAAATGTAATTTGCGCAATCAATTCTGTTTTTGGATTCTTATATCAAATCAGAATTTTATAAAAGTCTAATTAAGTGAGCATTATAaggaatgaaaataaacaaagttATGTTTTGTGCAAGTGATTTTGTAAatgtatattttctatttagACGTTGACGCTTACTTCTTTGGCAGGCTATAGCCGACCACAGTCTATTATGTATATGGAAACCTTAGCTTAGGCCTTAGCTACGCATAATTTGATCATATTGTGTCCAAAGTCTTGATCACTAAACCTAATTAAAAATACATAGATTGTATTACGTTAGATAGTTTTCAGTCCTTATTCATTTCATCTTTTAAATGTTGACGTATGAAGATTTTTTTAGTAGGAGAAATATATATAGCTGTGCGTTGCATGCATGTAAACCAATTATTCAACCACTTAATAATCATATTTTGGATAGCTATCTTaacatgtttaccaaaaaaaataaaattggaaTAAAACCTTTAATATACTTTGCTTTCAGATTTCAGACTGACCTGCAATCGCTAGAGTACTACGTCCTCtcaatttgttttaattttcaacAAAGAAATATACTACgttaaatcaatattttttttcttagcaGCTTAAGTATATAATTAGTTTGACATATGTAAGATTTTCACCAGTCCAGAAATTTCGTGGTTTAGTTCTACTTCTACctaataatttcataatttatgAGCGTGGGAAGCAGAAACTGTGACCATATATGTTGTCGACTTGTTGCATGCTTGATCGTTACAAACTAAGTTGAACCAATCcttatcttcaaaaaaaaaaaagttgaaccAATCCTGGTCCAGaagttttctttttagttttgatCAGTATgaacattataaaatattaatatttaactaGAGAAACTTTATGATGAATCTTGCTTGTGGTGCATCTGACTAAGTGATTATGTACACACAAAATACAAGAAGTTTGCCGATCCATTTGTATATATCTTACCAGGATACAACATGAACACGTAATATgattaaacagatttttcaagaaaatacaaTTCATACATTTTCTTTTCACCGTTAtattcttctttattttgttgTCATCcattatcaatactattaaaacagaagcaatttttatctacttacaaatagtctaggttggacaattatatttaattacattttctattattctactcatatctaatttaattgttaaatatacattatacctaaaattaaggaactaactaactaatctattattttttaaactaatgaatttaatttatattaattcaaaattcaaataactaatcaattatgttttagttattaatgtaataaataattatatatatatatattcattcgtatatatacaactatatattaatccaaatgcaaaaaaaaaaaaattgttcaaaaccctcaccaaatacataaaaatataattcttatagtagagtactaaaatatatataaatacatattataaaataaatattaacagtaattatatgatgaaacatgttactattgatagttttatgaatatattttttatggatTACTCAAAcagacataaaatatatatatcaaatatatactaattgaacaaatatattaacacaaatatatcataaaacattacattaacatAAATCGAAGCCAGAGAGTAAGAgtcaatattttaattgtttaaaaataaaattatatatataaattataaaaaaattaagaactaaatatattaaaaatatatatcaaaattaaaataataaatatttacatttctaatgcgaataatgaaattaaattttaaatttaaaataagccatagacaaaacatcaaaaagtatctaataatatgtgaataacaaaagcaaactaactaaataaacaaTTGTATTTTGTTGCAAacgtaaatcattaatttgtaatagaCGTATACATATTATTGATGCATCCACTCAAATATTAATCCATTAACAAGATGGAATTTTAGTTggactaaaattgtattaaaattagaatatcaatttcataatatattctcTATTCATCTGAAcgttcatgaatatatattacaatactctaaatataatattaaatcaaaCTTGATTACATATTGAGTCATCTATCAGTTCAACCGATAACCAGATCTCGGGTTTTAGCGGTTGTTAcgggttttatagaatttttaaataacagtttttttttgaaaactaaaatgaatTACATATGAACCACCGAATTTGGCAATTTAACTGCGGGTCGGATCGAGTTaggtttcaaaacattgaatataatgtttcatttgtaatatctaagtgtagatacaattaaaatacaaatttatatcaaataaatttggaatgtttcgaaaataatcccgcgctttgaaagcgcgggtcaaaatctagtagaatacttaaaacaaacaaattattttgatttgatgtttttttggtcaattttatttatttattttaaaaaatattatttatttgatgTTTAAAAAGAATTGTGTAAATGGCTGGCTAAATGAGTCGTATACTTGTTGAAAGAAAGCAGTGAAACTTCGAAGTTGACGCGCGTCCACGGTTGATTAGCCTTTGAAGATGGCGATTACAAACTGTCTCTGCcagcatataattttttttatctgttaGAGCATTTTAATGGACGAATTTCTTAATTGATCTTATAagtaaaatatttcttttaatttagtttaattttaaattataaaaataaaaccaataatttttaaacaaacGATAGATGGTTTTTCATATAACAAATCCCCttcgagagagagaaaaaagacaaaaaaaaaaaaaacaaatccccTTCGTTTTCTCTCTTCCATTTTTTctacatttaatataataactTGTTAAGAAATTCCCATTCGGAATGCATATACCCGTCGATTGTGTCAACTACTCAAATATTACATCATATTGAAAATGATACGTATAAAATTCGATTGTGGACTGACTAGTTAATTTTTTCCgactaaaattaattttaaataattattcaacTACTCAAATTACAGTTTATTATATacttatcaacaaaaattattattattatatacacGTCAAAAATTATAGCCCAAACAAGATAGATAAATTATCTCAGCATAAAGAATATATGACGGCATGACTATTACCAGTCCATTGGTTGGTACTTGgtacaaaaatatatgaaattacattatttgttaaataaaaagCATAAAGCCACCAACACATCTATATAAACACATCAATTCAAGAAACCAATCTCATCTTCCAATACCTTCAAACACAAACCTCACGGTTTTCAAAACGTTTGGCCTTATAATGGCTTTTCGAGTTTATCTTCTGACATTTGTGTTCCTATGCATATTCTTGGCATCGACCGTTTCCGGGTATAACTCAAAACACGTGAAAGCGTGGTGCAGCAAAACTCCAAACCCCAAACCATGCGAGTATTTCTTAACCCACAACTCCGACCAAAAACCAATAAAATCTTTGTCCGAGTTCCTCAAAATCTCAATGAAACTAGCTCTAGACCGAGCCATCCTCGCCAAATCCCACGCATCCACACTAGGACCGAAGTGCCGCGACACACGTGAAAAAGCTGCATGGGAAGATTGTCTCAAGCTCTACGACTTCACCGTCTCTAAAATCAACAAGACGATGGACCCAGACACGAAGTGCTCTAAAACCGACTCTCAAACATGGCTCAGCACGGCTCTAACCAATCTCGACACTTGTAAAGCCGGGTTCTTAGAGCTAGGTGTTACCGATTTTATCCTTCCTTTGATGTCAAACAACGTCTCAGATCTTATATGCAATACACTTGCCATTAACAAAGTTCCTTTCAACTACACCCCACCGGAGAAAGACGGGTTCCCTTCGTGGGTCAAACCCGGTGACCGGAAGCTTTTGCAAAACTCAACACCTAGAGATAACGTGGTTGTGGCTAAAGATGGGTCTGGTAATTTCAGAACGATTAAAGAAGCGATCAACGCTGCTTCGGGGAGTGGTAGGTTCGTGATATATGTGAAGCAAGGCGTTTACAGTGAGAATCTCGAGATACAAAAAGATAATGTCATGTTGAGAGGTGATGGTAAAGGGAGAACGATTATCACCGGAAGCAGAAGTGTTAGAGGAGGATCGACCACGTTTAAGTCAGCTACTGTCGGTACGTATggttacaaaacaaaaacaaaaagataaataatattttatttattttcatgagatatatatataggcttTACTGTTTAGTTTGCCAATTGTTACGTGCATGAACAACAAGTATACGCGTCCTATATGTTATACAGATTCAAGCTTTTAGATGCTGTCGTTGCTTCTCGTTGGTATTCAAAAGCATACGCAATCCTCTATTATTACTACACAATAATTTACAATGTCATTAGCGTGaagtaaataaacaaattatatgtTTTGACAGATAATCCACGAAATGACATAATCTATAggaattgaaaattttatttgtataacTGTCTTTTGCATTtatgtttgatttattttatattatttcaataaaaatggaaaacaatTTTTCATTTCACAGATTTGAtgattaaactaaaaataaagtGAAATGATTTTGTCTCttccttttcatttttcttctaGTTTGTTAAATTTACTAGCATGCCATACATGTTATGATAGTAtaacaaattaaataataattcaacTGGTACAGTTAAAAGTAGTAATTATTTGCTACATTTTTCTTACATAATTGCAGCGGCTGTCGGAGACGGGTTTATAGCACGTGGAATAACGTTTAGAAACACAGCGGGAGCGAACAATGGACAAGCAGTAGCTCTAAGATCCGGATCGGATCTATCCGTTTTCTACCAATGCAGTTTCGAAGGTTACCAAGACACACTATACGTTCACTCTAACCGCCAATTTTACAGTGACTGCAATGTATACGGAACAGTAGATTTTATATTCGGAAACGCAGCCGCTATTTTCCAAAACTGCAACATTTTTGCACGTCGTCCACCTGGTCGCACCAACACAATCACTGCCCAAGGAAGATCCTATCAGGATCAAAACACTGGTATTATTATTCACAACTCTCGTGTCACCGCAGCTTCGGATCTCCGACCCGTTTTAGGATCCACCAAAACTTATTTGGGTCGACCATGGAGACAATATTCTAGGACGGTGTTTATGAAGACTTCTCTTGATAGTCTGATTGATCCACGTGGATGGCTTGAGTGGAACGGTAACTTCGGTTTGACAACTTTGTTTTACGGTGAGTTTCATAATACGGGTCCGGGTGCTTCGACTTCAAGTCGGGTCACATGGCCTGGATTCCGGGTCATTCGTTCTGCCACTGAGGCTTTGCAGTTTACTGTTGATAGTTTCATTGCTGGTAGCTCTTGGATTCCCTCATACGTGCCGTTTACTTCTGGTCTTTAAAGAAATATATCTGATTAATTCAAATATTATATGATGCAAATTGTATATATACGCAATTGATTGGTCTATTACAGagaataaatattgtttagtaAGATTGGAAACTCCCGTATAATTATATAGTAGTtccataattttgttttttcttcaattatattgtatttgcatttctAAAATACTTTATTacatgattattatttttttggtaaattgtAAATTACATGATTATAAATTAAGGAATCTTCAAAGCTACTATATATCAGTTATACATATACTTACCAAGACTCTGGTGTCGGAATGTCCTAGTGATCGTATGAGATTCACAATACTGCTGCCCATTTGGCCATGTGTGTataatactaaaaataaaaagtcaCATCATCTGGTTAGTTTTTATGTACTGGATAGATCCATAATAGCCAGTCTTTAGTGGACATCCCTCCATCTAAACACCAAAAAGAACGATTAGAGAATTTCGAGCTGCggctttttctctctctctctttctctcactgcaaagtagatcttatcgTGACTGAGTTTTGGTGGCCGGCGGTTTGCTCCCGACGCCGTCGGTCACctcccccccctttttttttcttttccttcttcTCTCGTCGCTCATCTCCCTCATCTTCCTGGCTTCTTTGCTGTCCTGTTCTGAGGCTTTCGCCACCGCGGTGTAGATCTGGCGTTCTCTGCCTTGGAGTAGCAGCGAGGCTAGGTGATGGGGCTCTGGTTAGCGATTCCTTGGGTTGAGTTCTGTGGCGGCTGAAGCTTAGATCTGGTGTCAGATCTAGTTTGACGGAAGCGGGTTCCCTCCTTCCTCGTCTCCTCGTCTCCTCCTTCTCCTCGGGGGTACCGCCTTTCTTGGTCCGTGCCGTTGTTGGGGTCCGATGGCGTACACGCTTAGATCTGTGAGGCGGTTCCTGAAGGACTCATCGGAGAGCTGTCGGTTCTGTGTGGGTTGACCTGTTGCGGGTTCTCCGCCGCGGGCGCGTGTGGGGATGAGCATCGTCGGTCTTGTCAACCATGGTTCTTCTTTCCCGGTGGCAGCACGTGTTGTTTCCGGCTAGTTTCAGGGCTGGATCTAGGGCTTGTTCCTGACCGTTTTCGACTCAAAGCGGTGCTAGCTTGGTTCTGTCTTCTTCATTGCAGGTTCGGTGGTGTTCGTGGCGTCTCTGGTGGTCTTTCTCTCCAAATAAAGCTTTTCTACTGTCTTTGCGGGTGCGCTTTGCTCGAGTGTTGCTCTTTGTCCATGGTGGCTGCCGATAAGAAGGCCTTTCACGAGCTGTTCTTGAGGAGCCAATCATTAAGAACTGATCACCGGGTATCGCCAAATCTACCGGGTTCAGTTCTCGGGTTAACTGTGGTTCTAAATTTTGCGGCAAGTGTTTTGTGCTGAGTTTGGTGTAGCCTTTGGTATTGTTGTTGCGCTTGTAGTTTTGGCCTTGTGTAGCTTTAGATTGAGTTGGTGTTTAGTTTCAATTCTTGCATCTTCTGTTTCTAGTTTCCTTTGTAGTTCTGtttcaaatttgaaaagggtaataaatcttaacattgttaccaaaaaaaaaaaaaaagaacgatTAGAGATATAAGAGTAGATGAATCTCCTGAAGGAAAACATGAAGAAAAAGACTGACAACAACATATCTATATGAATCTCTGTGTGTCAAAATCAATGCACACAACTGCAAATTCTTATTTTACATGTCCATATCAATACATGTAAAAATTTAAATCGATTTGTTATTTTGTACCAAGATTACAAAAATTGGGCGTTTAAAGGGGATAAAGACTTTTGTTACTCTTGAGTCATGACattggaaattaaaaaaaaaaacaaagcaaaagTGCGCAGtaactttaacaaaaaaaaagtcaaatgaTCTAAGACTACTGGGTGAGTAAATAAATAACTTTGGGTTGGAAATAAAGAATTTGACCATCAGTTTTCCCAAGACTAAAGACTGAAAGAGAAATAAAGCCCAAGTAAAAAACCAAAAGAGAATAAAGCCCAAGCCCACTGTCAGCATCATTCGACTAGGATAGTAAATTCGTGACTTCAACGGGTCCGGATACTCCAACTTCGAGTTCGGATCCTTCCTTCTCCCTTAGAGTCTCCCAGTCTCACTAAGTTAATCTGAGAAcaacagagaagaagaagaagaagaagaagaagaagaaggtgatcGGATCTAAAACCGACGAAGATCGGAGATGGCAGAATCGAGCCTGGATCTGCAGGAATCCGGCTGGGAGGAGCTCCGTAGAGAAGCTCGCAAAATCGAAGGCGATCTCGACGTCAAGCTCTCCTCCTACGCCAAGCTCGGCGCCAGGTTCAATCAAGGCGGTTCGTTACCTTCTTCACTGATCACAATGCTTGTGTTTGTCATATCTGTGTGATGTAGAACGGATCGTATAGTGTAATCCCTAACGTTAGGTTTCAGGTTTTTCAAGAATCACGTTATGATTCTAGTTTGCTTCGTTTTGTGTATTAGGTTATGGTGTTGATGGTGGATCTCCTGGAGGATCATGGAAGTCTATGGAGATTGAGATACAATCTTCGCTTGAGAAGCTGTTGGATATTAATGATTCCATGAGTAGATGTGCTGCCTCTGCTGCACCTACAACCTCTGTTACTCAAAAGCTTGCTAGGCATAGAGACATTCTTCATGAATACACTCAGGTTTTGGAGAAACTTTATGCATTTGAATCATGGAAACTGTACCACATTGTTTTAGTATAATGCATCTGTGATTAAATATTAGATGCTTCATTAGtctcatttttttgtttgttgaaaGGCATACCCTTTTGATTTTTGCACTAGTGTGGGTTTTGTTTAGTGATATTTATGCAGTGATATGAAGTTATGTGTGTGCATTTGATCATATTCCTATCTCAATGCCACTTGGAGTATATTGCAAAGTTGATGTGTAGAACATAGTGCCATATAGGGAAACATTATTACTGTTAACACTTTGTTTTCGTGTCATGCATCCGTGGTTAAGTGCTATTTGCAGTCCCATTTGTTGGTAAAAAGGAATAACCTTTTGCACTAGTGTGGGTTTCGTTTAGTGATATGCTTATGCATCTGTAGTAATCTGAAGTTATGCGTGTTATAGGACCTATCTTCTCGCCTGTAATGTACTTTCCAATGTAAATTTTATAGGAGTTTTGAAGgataaaaggaaacaacaaaCTTTGGAGTTTATTGATTATTCTAATCTAAATTTGCATCCCTATAAATTTGGAGTATATTGCGAAGTTGTTGCCTGAAACATAGTGCCACATAGGGAAACATGATACTGTAACCCATTGTTTTCATATCATGCATACGTGATTAAAGTGGTGAAAGTCATAACCTTTTGCACTTGTGTGGGTTTCGTTTAGTGATACTTATGCGTCTGCATTAATATGAATCATGTGACCTTTCTTCTCGCCTGTAATGTATTTTGTAATGTAAATTTATAGGAGTTTCGAAGGATAAAAGGAAACATAAGCTCGATGAGGGAACATGCTGAGCTCTTGAGTTCTGTCAGGGATGACATAAGTGAATATAAGGTATAAGAATCCTATAGCCTCCTAGTTTAGAGAATGAGTAGATAGACATTCTTCTATGGTCACCTTTTGATTGGGTCGCTTCTTCAGGCTTCTGGTAGTATGTCACCAGGTGTGCAAGTGTTAAGGGAGAGAGCTTCAATCCATGGAAGTATATCCCATGTAAGATTCTTTCTGCAACCATGGCTTTTTGTAATTGTAAAATGTAACTTAAATTATCTAATGATGATGTTATGGTCCTTATGGAGAATATACTAATCATTCAAGAATCAATTTGGCTGCAGATTGATGAAGTCATTGGCCAAGCTCAAGCGACAAGAGCAGTTCTTGGCTCTCAACGCTCTCTGTTTTCAGATGTTCAAGGGAAAGTGAAAAATCTCGGAGATAAGTTCCCAGTGATTCGTGGCTTACTTGGTATCTCTATTCAACCTCTCTATATGATATTCTCAACTAATCTAGTTAAATTATCCTTAAGCAACTTTGTCTTCTCCATTTATAGGTTCAATTAGAAGAAGACGATCTCGGGACACACTTATCCTCTCAGCTGTCATCGCTGCTTGTACCTTGTTTATAATCATCTACTGGGTCTCGAAATAAACAGTAATGTTCATATACCTAAAAGCCCATTAAGACGATCCTCTATCCGATTtttccaagtttttttttttttgtattttgccGTTTTGTTGAGTTGTGTTTGTACTTTGTAGTAATGTTACATTCTTAATCATAAAAAGCTTAAAATtccaaaacacatttttcacAACATCAATGATCAACATCCTTATGACATCAGTCAGGTAAggtacttgtttttttttcggcCCTACTACAGACAATGTGGTCCAATAAACACTATGCTCTGTTCTTTTGTTAGATATTTTTGTTAGTACCTATCCTCTCGACCACAACACACTAGTACGAAAAAAGTAACCCAACTCATAAATTGATACTTCGTATTACATTTACACCCGCTCAGGTTATAAAATCTAAAGGGCTCTCTCTTTATTAACGAGTGGGGACACACTTCTCTGATCATGATCCAGTCCTTGTATTTATTTTGCTCCCCTGTACTACATATAGTTTCAACAAGTTTTCATCAATCGGTTTATACCGGTTTAGAGATATTGTGGTGGTCAAGAGCCCTCATCTCGACTTCTTGCGGATTAGATTAGCTTTCAACCCTAAAAAGTGGTTGTGTGTAccttaaaaaatgtaaatatcaaAAGTAATTTTGATAAAATCGGGTTAGTGGATTGTAACATCTCTAATTCGATCCAAGTATATAATCGATTTATATTTGTAGATGTAGTCTCGTAGACAATATAGGTAGGTTAAACGAGGAAAGTAACTAGAGTTGCTCCCACACATGCTTCGTTTACTAATACTAATTGTGGTCTGAATATTGTTTATGAGTGAGATTGTAATTTAGCTTTTGGCTTTTTATTACTGGACGTAGGACTAGGAATCAGAagcttttttaaaaacaaaagctTGTTAGATTCTACGCTTCCCAATGGGAGACCGTTTCTTACGAACTTTAAGACAATAAGACACTTAAAAGAATCAGAAGAGGTTCGGTTTCTCTTCTTGGTTAAAAGTGAAAAAATCATTATAACTTTGTGAAGATAAGATGGTGTCGTGTCGATAGTATATAGTACCCATCACCTATATTCGATAACTCACGGATCAGGGGATTAAGAAGAACAAATCAAATCATAAACCTGTTCTTCTTACATGTTTAATTGTTGTTACATACAAGATATGTGCGCTAATTGTAATTCTAACTTTTGATTTACTTGttataattgttatttttagatTCATCTGCAAACGCAAAACCTTAGTGGTGCATTTTTCGTTTACATTTCGCATTTACGTTTCACGCTTTTGCAAATGACATAGTATGATTTTAAAAGTAATAGTATAATTTTAATGGACTTAACCGAACATTTAGACATGTAAACACGTACATATAGTACACAGAAGAAAAATATACTAATAAAGAACTTAGTGGCCGTGTTAGTTAAACGATAGTAGTAAATGTTAATAAGATTCTCCAATGGTTAACGAGGTGCTTTCATAAATAATCGTTTATC
This window encodes:
- the LOC103866198 gene encoding probable pectinesterase/pectinesterase inhibitor 17, whose amino-acid sequence is MAFRVYLLTFVFLCIFLASTVSGYNSKHVKAWCSKTPNPKPCEYFLTHNSDQKPIKSLSEFLKISMKLALDRAILAKSHASTLGPKCRDTREKAAWEDCLKLYDFTVSKINKTMDPDTKCSKTDSQTWLSTALTNLDTCKAGFLELGVTDFILPLMSNNVSDLICNTLAINKVPFNYTPPEKDGFPSWVKPGDRKLLQNSTPRDNVVVAKDGSGNFRTIKEAINAASGSGRFVIYVKQGVYSENLEIQKDNVMLRGDGKGRTIITGSRSVRGGSTTFKSATVAAVGDGFIARGITFRNTAGANNGQAVALRSGSDLSVFYQCSFEGYQDTLYVHSNRQFYSDCNVYGTVDFIFGNAAAIFQNCNIFARRPPGRTNTITAQGRSYQDQNTGIIIHNSRVTAASDLRPVLGSTKTYLGRPWRQYSRTVFMKTSLDSLIDPRGWLEWNGNFGLTTLFYGEFHNTGPGASTSSRVTWPGFRVIRSATEALQFTVDSFIAGSSWIPSYVPFTSGL
- the LOC103866197 gene encoding Golgi SNAP receptor complex member 1-2, which produces MAESSLDLQESGWEELRREARKIEGDLDVKLSSYAKLGARFNQGGYGVDGGSPGGSWKSMEIEIQSSLEKLLDINDSMSRCAASAAPTTSVTQKLARHRDILHEYTQEFRRIKGNISSMREHAELLSSVRDDISEYKASGSMSPGVQVLRERASIHGSISHIDEVIGQAQATRAVLGSQRSLFSDVQGKVKNLGDKFPVIRGLLGSIRRRRSRDTLILSAVIAACTLFIIIYWVSK